In one window of Pseudomonas putida DNA:
- the yjgA gene encoding ribosome biogenesis factor YjgA produces the protein MVDSYDDAFDGEKSKTQIKRELHALVELGERLTTLKPDILARLPLTDELRKALEEASKHTAHGARKRHMSFVGKLMRVQDLEAIHALLEQIDSSTRQYNERFHGLERWRDRLIDGNDEDLERFVQEFPDTDRQQLRSLIRHAQHEKARNKPPAAARKVFKYIRDLDELQRGLR, from the coding sequence ATGGTTGATTCATACGACGACGCCTTCGACGGCGAAAAAAGCAAGACCCAGATCAAGCGCGAGCTGCATGCGCTGGTCGAACTCGGCGAGCGCCTCACCACGCTCAAGCCCGATATCCTCGCGCGCCTGCCACTCACCGACGAGTTGCGCAAAGCACTGGAGGAAGCGTCCAAACACACCGCCCACGGTGCCCGCAAACGCCACATGTCGTTCGTCGGCAAGCTGATGCGCGTACAGGACCTGGAGGCCATCCATGCGCTGCTCGAGCAGATAGACAGCTCCACGCGCCAGTACAACGAACGTTTCCACGGCCTCGAGCGCTGGCGCGACCGGTTGATCGACGGCAACGACGAAGACCTCGAGCGCTTCGTCCAGGAGTTCCCCGATACCGATCGCCAGCAACTGCGCTCGCTGATCCGCCATGCCCAGCACGAAAAGGCGCGGAACAAGCCGCCTGCCGCTGCGCGCAAGGTGTTCAAGTACATTCGTGACCTCGACGAGCTGCAACGCGGCCTGCGCTGA
- the tldD gene encoding metalloprotease TldD: MSQMLSTVSEQLLAPGGLTLDSLQAVLGELAGPGIDAADLYFQGQISETWALEDGIVKEGSFNLDQGVGVRALSGEKTGFAYSNAINLEALTSAARAARSISRAGQNGKVQAFRSQDVTALYAPGNPLDVLSRAEKVELLKRVDAATRALDPRIQQVSVSMAGVWERILVAAADGSLAADVRPLVRFNVSVIVEHNGRRERGGQGGGGRTDYRYFTEERVMGYAREALRQALVNLEAQPAPAGTLPVVLGPGWSGVLLHEAVGHGLEGDFNRKGSSAYSGRIGEAVASKLCTIVDDGTLEGRRGSLSVDDEGTPTECTTLIENGILKGYMQDKLNARLMGMAVTGNGRRESYAHLPMPRMTNTYMRAGESDPQEIIASVKKGIYCANLGGGQVDITSGKFVFSTSEAYLIEDGKITAPVKGATLIGNGPEAMSRVSMVGNDLALDSGVGTCGKDGQSVPVGVGQPTLKLDAITVGGTGA, encoded by the coding sequence ATGAGCCAGATGTTATCCACCGTCAGCGAGCAGCTCCTGGCCCCGGGCGGACTGACCCTGGACAGCCTGCAGGCTGTGCTGGGTGAGTTGGCAGGGCCCGGCATCGACGCTGCCGACCTGTATTTCCAGGGGCAGATCTCGGAAACCTGGGCACTGGAAGACGGTATCGTCAAGGAAGGCAGCTTCAACCTCGACCAGGGTGTCGGCGTGCGTGCATTGTCTGGCGAGAAGACCGGCTTCGCCTACAGCAACGCAATCAACCTTGAAGCCCTGACGTCAGCGGCGCGCGCCGCCCGCTCGATCTCCCGCGCCGGCCAGAACGGCAAGGTGCAGGCCTTCCGCAGCCAGGACGTGACCGCCCTGTACGCACCGGGCAACCCGCTCGATGTCCTGAGCCGCGCCGAGAAAGTCGAACTGCTCAAGCGCGTCGATGCTGCCACCCGTGCCCTCGACCCGCGTATCCAGCAGGTCAGCGTGAGCATGGCGGGCGTGTGGGAGCGGATCCTGGTGGCGGCGGCCGATGGCAGCCTGGCCGCGGATGTGCGGCCGCTGGTGCGTTTCAACGTCAGCGTCATCGTCGAACACAACGGTCGCCGCGAGCGGGGCGGCCAGGGCGGGGGCGGGCGTACCGACTACCGCTACTTCACCGAAGAGCGGGTGATGGGCTATGCCCGCGAGGCGCTGCGCCAAGCGCTGGTCAACCTCGAGGCGCAACCTGCACCGGCCGGCACGCTGCCGGTGGTGCTCGGTCCCGGTTGGTCGGGCGTACTGCTGCATGAAGCAGTCGGCCACGGTCTGGAAGGTGACTTCAACCGCAAAGGCAGCTCGGCCTACAGCGGGCGGATCGGTGAGGCGGTGGCGTCGAAGCTGTGCACCATCGTCGATGACGGCACGCTGGAAGGCCGTCGCGGTTCGCTGAGCGTCGATGACGAAGGCACGCCGACCGAATGCACCACGCTGATCGAGAACGGCATCCTCAAGGGCTACATGCAGGACAAGCTCAATGCCCGCCTGATGGGTATGGCGGTGACCGGCAATGGTCGACGCGAATCCTATGCGCACCTGCCGATGCCGCGCATGACCAACACCTACATGCGTGCCGGCGAGAGTGACCCGCAGGAGATCATCGCCTCGGTGAAGAAGGGCATCTACTGTGCCAATCTCGGCGGCGGCCAGGTGGACATTACCAGTGGCAAGTTCGTGTTCTCCACCAGCGAGGCGTACCTGATCGAAGACGGCAAGATCACCGCGCCGGTCAAGGGTGCGACCCTGATCGGCAATGGGCCGGAGGCGATGAGCCGGGTGTCGATGGTCGGTAACGACCTGGCCCTGGACAGCGGAGTCGGTACCTGTGGCAAGGATGGGCAGTCGGTGCCGGTTGGTGTTGGCCAGCCGACCCTGAAGCTGGACGCTATCACCGTGGGCGGTACCGGGGCTTGA
- a CDS encoding carbon-nitrogen hydrolase family protein yields the protein MKSAVIQMVSQDGVLANLQRAHVLLEQAADSGARLAVLPENFAAMGRRDAAAIGRAEALGEGPILPWLKRAARDLRLWIVAGTLPLPPVDEPEAKAHACSLLVDEDGEIAARYDKLHLFDVDVADNRGRYRESDDYAHGAQVVVADTPVGRLGLSVCYDLRFPELYSALRAAGAELISAPSAFTAVTGAAHWEVLIRARAIETQCYMLAAAQGGIHPGPRETHGHAAIVDPWGRIVAEHAHGEAILLAERDAEEQASIRARMPVVSHRRFFSQDALRPAHTSE from the coding sequence ATGAAGTCAGCAGTGATCCAGATGGTCAGCCAGGACGGCGTACTGGCCAACCTGCAGCGCGCTCACGTGCTGCTGGAGCAGGCCGCTGACAGCGGTGCACGGCTGGCGGTGCTGCCGGAGAATTTCGCGGCCATGGGGCGGCGCGATGCGGCGGCGATCGGTCGCGCCGAGGCGCTTGGCGAAGGCCCGATCCTGCCATGGTTGAAACGTGCCGCACGCGACCTCAGGTTATGGATTGTTGCCGGCACCTTGCCGTTGCCGCCGGTCGATGAACCCGAGGCCAAGGCCCATGCCTGCTCGCTGCTGGTCGATGAGGACGGCGAGATCGCCGCGCGTTACGACAAGCTGCACCTGTTCGATGTGGACGTGGCCGACAACCGCGGGCGCTACCGTGAATCGGACGATTACGCCCATGGCGCGCAGGTGGTGGTGGCCGATACGCCGGTTGGACGCCTGGGCTTGTCGGTGTGCTACGACTTGCGCTTTCCCGAGCTCTACAGCGCCCTGCGCGCTGCCGGGGCCGAGCTGATCAGCGCGCCGTCGGCGTTCACTGCGGTGACCGGCGCGGCACATTGGGAAGTGTTGATCCGTGCCCGCGCCATCGAAACCCAGTGCTACATGCTGGCCGCCGCGCAGGGCGGTATCCATCCAGGCCCGCGGGAAACCCATGGCCATGCGGCGATCGTCGACCCTTGGGGGCGGATCGTCGCCGAACATGCGCATGGCGAAGCGATATTGCTCGCCGAGCGCGACGCTGAAGAACAAGCGTCCATACGGGCGCGCATGCCGGTCGTTTCGCACCGGCGCTTTTTCTCGCAGGACGCCTTGCGGCCTGCGCACACCTCGGAGTGA